A stretch of Desulfitobacterium dichloroeliminans LMG P-21439 DNA encodes these proteins:
- a CDS encoding UDP-N-acetylmuramoyl-tripeptide--D-alanyl-D-alanine ligase, with translation MWDSQWIATLLEGELRGDSQAKAHGCCIDSRLVKDGNIFFALVGEKVDGHDYIKAAWQKGASVVVAEKERLKNRPEISIPEGKALIQVDLGLIAMQSLAQTWVRQLGAKVVAITGSNGKTTTKDMVTAVLSQKYRVHKNLENQNNELGVPMTILNASENTEILVLEMGMRGLGQIAFLCGIARPDIGVITNIGTTHLELLGTQENIARAKWELIQALPPEGFAVLNSEDEWSVKLAQESSVHQFFYGLGGKFHKPDLRGLKLTPFGTLGTRFTVENENRSQVPVLTSPVKVDLPLPGEHNVLDALAALSVGLLLEVPLQEGCEGLATMELSRMRLELQQGIYESTLISDVYNANPTSMKASLQVLRERGGASTLAILGEMYELGEASREGHYEVGQAVADLGISELITVGKLAEEIARGAIARGLSPERVYSFPEQAGAIKKAQEVLAQLSQGTWVLIKASRGMKMEEVTEALRRGLE, from the coding sequence ATGTGGGATAGCCAATGGATTGCCACCCTACTAGAGGGGGAATTGAGGGGAGATAGCCAAGCTAAAGCTCATGGTTGTTGTATTGACAGCCGCCTAGTTAAGGACGGTAATATCTTTTTTGCCCTAGTGGGTGAAAAGGTCGATGGACATGATTATATAAAAGCAGCTTGGCAAAAAGGCGCTAGTGTAGTAGTTGCCGAGAAAGAACGTTTAAAGAACCGACCTGAAATTAGTATCCCTGAAGGAAAAGCGCTGATCCAAGTGGATTTGGGCCTTATTGCTATGCAATCCCTAGCCCAAACCTGGGTCCGGCAATTGGGAGCCAAGGTTGTAGCTATCACCGGTAGCAATGGCAAAACCACCACGAAAGATATGGTAACTGCAGTGCTCAGTCAAAAATACCGAGTTCATAAGAATCTGGAGAATCAGAATAATGAGCTTGGTGTTCCCATGACCATCCTGAATGCATCGGAGAACACGGAGATCCTCGTTTTAGAGATGGGTATGCGCGGATTAGGGCAAATTGCCTTTTTATGTGGTATTGCTCGTCCGGATATCGGTGTCATTACCAATATTGGCACAACTCATTTGGAGCTATTAGGTACTCAAGAGAACATTGCCCGAGCTAAATGGGAGTTAATCCAAGCACTTCCTCCCGAGGGATTCGCTGTGCTCAATAGTGAAGATGAGTGGAGTGTGAAACTCGCCCAGGAAAGCTCTGTTCACCAATTTTTCTATGGCTTAGGCGGAAAGTTCCATAAGCCGGACCTCCGTGGCCTGAAGCTAACCCCCTTTGGAACCCTAGGCACTCGCTTCACCGTGGAAAATGAAAACCGGAGCCAGGTCCCTGTTCTCACTTCGCCGGTAAAAGTTGATTTGCCACTACCGGGAGAGCATAACGTGCTTGATGCTTTGGCTGCCCTCAGTGTAGGACTGCTCTTAGAGGTCCCTCTTCAAGAGGGATGTGAGGGTTTAGCGACGATGGAGTTGTCTAGGATGCGGTTAGAGCTACAGCAGGGAATTTATGAAAGCACCCTGATTAGCGATGTTTATAATGCTAATCCGACCTCTATGAAGGCATCCTTGCAAGTCTTGCGAGAAAGAGGAGGAGCATCGACCCTAGCCATCTTAGGTGAGATGTACGAACTAGGTGAGGCTAGTCGGGAAGGTCATTATGAGGTGGGGCAAGCTGTAGCCGACTTGGGAATTTCTGAACTTATCACCGTAGGGAAACTTGCCGAGGAAATTGCTCGGGGAGCCATTGCAAGAGGGTTGTCTCCTGAGAGAGTCTATTCTTTTCCAGAACAAGCAGGAGCGATAAAGAAGGCGCAAGAAGTGCTCGCCCAATTAAGTCAAGGCACTTGGGTCTTAATCAAAGCTTCCCGTGGTATGAAGATGGAAGAAGTGACAGAAGCACTTCGTAGAGGTTTGGAGTAA
- the mraY gene encoding phospho-N-acetylmuramoyl-pentapeptide-transferase: MSERIFLAAAVALIITLILGPLLIPILRVLKFGQNIREEGPKRHLAKAGTPTMGGIIFLVGIVVSALTIAEKPTSLEMVLVVSSMLGYGLIGFIDDFIKVVMHRSLGLRAYQKLIGQFTLAFLLTWAANRYLGRGTDLVIPFTTIHLELGLIYYPFVALIIVGITNAVNLTDGLDGLAAGTTLFSALGYVGIAWLATTQGGRVPVLAYESDLAVFAAAVAGGCFGFLRFNRFPARVFMGDTGSLALGGALVGLAVLTKTELILLILGGVYVIEAISVIIQVISFQTTGKRVFRMSPLHHHYELVGWHEWKVVIIFWLVSLLCAVLGVIAYFAGIL, translated from the coding sequence ATGTCTGAACGTATTTTTTTGGCTGCTGCCGTAGCACTGATTATCACATTAATTCTTGGGCCGTTATTGATTCCTATTCTACGGGTGTTGAAGTTCGGCCAGAATATTCGTGAGGAAGGCCCCAAACGGCATCTTGCCAAGGCGGGTACCCCCACTATGGGTGGCATTATCTTTTTAGTGGGAATTGTGGTAAGCGCTCTGACTATTGCTGAAAAACCAACGTCTTTAGAAATGGTTTTGGTTGTCAGTTCAATGCTCGGGTATGGCCTGATTGGTTTTATTGATGATTTTATCAAGGTAGTCATGCATAGGTCCTTAGGTCTAAGAGCTTATCAAAAATTAATAGGACAATTTACTCTAGCTTTCCTCCTTACGTGGGCGGCTAATCGCTACTTAGGCCGAGGGACCGATCTCGTCATCCCTTTTACCACGATACATCTCGAATTGGGTCTGATTTATTATCCTTTTGTTGCCTTAATCATTGTGGGGATTACCAATGCGGTGAATCTGACCGATGGGCTGGACGGCTTAGCGGCGGGAACGACCTTGTTTTCTGCGCTGGGATATGTGGGTATAGCTTGGCTGGCGACAACACAAGGGGGTAGGGTGCCCGTATTGGCTTATGAATCTGACCTCGCAGTCTTTGCCGCGGCTGTAGCGGGCGGTTGCTTTGGCTTTTTGCGTTTCAATAGATTTCCTGCACGAGTTTTCATGGGTGATACGGGCTCCTTGGCGTTAGGAGGAGCATTGGTTGGTTTAGCAGTGCTGACAAAAACAGAGCTAATCCTACTTATCCTTGGTGGTGTTTATGTCATAGAAGCCATCTCGGTTATCATTCAGGTTATCTCTTTCCAGACTACCGGAAAGCGGGTCTTTCGGATGAGCCCCTTGCATCACCATTATGAATTAGTGGGTTGGCATGAGTGGAAAGTCGTCATCATTTTTTGGTTAGTCTCTCTACTTTGTGCTGTGCTAGGAGTTATCGCCTATTTTGCCGGGATACTATAA